The following coding sequences are from one Aeromicrobium duanguangcaii window:
- a CDS encoding CDP-glycerol glycerophosphotransferase family protein: protein MASPASFLRALVARLGRSSELPGLLLVNGTIILALLLVVLDQDLAAVITLLVSIVSEWWLERRSPTTSMLLRQASAGPPLRFALRALVAVAASSRFDDRAALYSFVAVALVIVTGLCARALHAEYRRIGPLKPMRTRHIPGATRIDEEPTSRPVLVATVELAAVMPAVFGAAWYDVLLVGAVAFGALMAGTVPEFRTSWQMRAAKRATGFTPQLSAVQEFIDEYQPEVIVHLSGPDTAAYQINTWIEALESLDQRVFVILRDHPLFEKMAPSSLPTLSLPAPSELLMLDFSSARVALYPSNTGNNIHLLRLPTMMSAFIGHGDSDKSASNNPFSRVYDELWVAGEAGADRYRRSGMHIPEDQFRFVGRPQVHAILPTPRVGDAEIPTVLYAPTWEGVNQLQEYSSLRAIGVQLIDALLADGSVRVVYKPHPFTGQRDAKYRTAHVAIVRRLNEAKLSTGIDHRVVSRGSLTDWMNQSTALISDISSVLSDWLAGEKPYAVFNHTGMSTKQFREQFPSSAAATLLDREAHGVDELIDVVTGRAPDQLAEYRSKLASYLLGPPEQRTLEAFREAVTAFVARSEAERAMYR from the coding sequence ATGGCTTCCCCGGCGAGTTTCCTGCGTGCGCTCGTGGCCAGACTGGGCCGGAGCTCGGAGCTTCCGGGCCTGCTGCTGGTCAACGGCACGATCATCCTGGCGCTGCTGCTCGTGGTCCTCGACCAGGACCTCGCGGCCGTCATCACGCTGCTGGTCTCGATCGTCTCGGAGTGGTGGCTCGAGCGGCGCTCGCCGACGACCTCGATGCTGCTGCGCCAGGCCTCGGCCGGTCCCCCGCTGCGATTCGCCCTGCGCGCCCTCGTGGCCGTCGCGGCGTCCTCGCGCTTCGACGACCGGGCGGCCCTGTACTCGTTCGTGGCCGTCGCGCTCGTCATCGTCACCGGCCTGTGCGCCCGCGCCCTGCACGCCGAGTACCGCCGCATCGGCCCGCTGAAGCCCATGCGCACCCGGCACATCCCCGGCGCCACGCGCATCGACGAGGAGCCGACGAGCCGTCCCGTGCTGGTGGCCACGGTCGAGCTCGCCGCCGTCATGCCGGCCGTCTTCGGCGCCGCCTGGTACGACGTCCTGCTGGTCGGCGCGGTCGCGTTCGGCGCCCTGATGGCCGGGACCGTTCCGGAGTTCCGCACCAGCTGGCAGATGCGCGCGGCCAAGCGCGCGACGGGCTTCACGCCGCAGCTGTCGGCCGTGCAGGAGTTCATCGACGAGTACCAGCCCGAGGTGATCGTCCATCTCTCCGGTCCCGACACCGCGGCCTACCAGATCAACACCTGGATCGAGGCGCTCGAGAGCCTCGACCAGCGCGTCTTCGTCATCTTGCGCGACCACCCCCTCTTCGAGAAGATGGCGCCCTCGTCGCTGCCGACCCTGTCGCTGCCGGCGCCGAGCGAGCTGCTCATGCTCGACTTCTCGTCAGCCCGGGTCGCCCTGTACCCGAGCAACACCGGAAACAACATCCACCTGCTGCGGCTGCCGACCATGATGAGCGCCTTCATCGGACACGGCGACAGCGACAAGAGCGCCTCGAACAACCCGTTCTCACGCGTCTACGACGAGCTCTGGGTCGCGGGTGAGGCCGGCGCCGACCGGTACCGCCGCTCGGGCATGCACATCCCCGAGGACCAGTTCCGCTTCGTCGGCCGGCCCCAGGTCCACGCCATTCTCCCCACGCCGCGCGTCGGCGACGCCGAGATCCCCACGGTGCTCTACGCGCCGACGTGGGAGGGCGTGAACCAGCTGCAGGAGTACTCGTCCCTGCGCGCGATCGGCGTCCAGCTGATCGACGCGCTGCTGGCCGACGGCTCGGTGCGCGTCGTCTACAAGCCGCACCCGTTCACGGGCCAGCGCGACGCCAAGTACCGCACGGCCCACGTGGCGATCGTCCGCCGGCTCAACGAGGCGAAGCTGAGCACCGGCATCGACCACCGCGTCGTGTCGCGCGGATCCCTGACCGACTGGATGAACCAGTCGACCGCCCTGATCAGCGACATCTCCAGCGTCCTCTCGGACTGGCTCGCGGGCGAGAAGCCCTACGCGGTCTTCAACCACACGGGCATGTCGACCAAGCAGTTCCGCGAGCAGTTCCCGTCCAGCGCCGCCGCGACGCTCCTCGACCGCGAGGCCCACGGCGTCGACGAGCTCATCGACGTGGTCACCGGCCGCGCTCCCGACCAGCTGGCCGAGTACCGCTCGAAGCTGGCGAGCTACCTGCTCGGCCCGCCCGAGCAGCGCACGCTCGAGGCCTTCCGCGAGGCGGTCACGGCGTTCGTGGCCCGCTCGGAGGCCGAGCGGGCGATGTACCGCTGA
- a CDS encoding TrkH family potassium uptake protein, with the protein MPWRRRYRLPASIAHPVRLLPLAFLTLIVVGTLLLLMPFARAGEHDPSFMDALFTSASAVTVTGLATVDTGSYWSPIGQAIIVVLVEIGGIGIIAMTTILGLFVGGRLGLRTRLAAQTDMHVVSLGDVGPLFRRVAVTMLLFQGLTAVVLTLRYYLHYFDSFGYSLWHGVFDAVMAFNNAGFSLHADSLTGYAGDYAVILPISVAVFAGGVGFPVLAELYKEWRSPSTWTIHTRLTVWGSLFLLVVASTLFIAAEWDNAATIGTLSPLDKLITGIEGGIMPRSGGFNSFDWGSVEPVTLNTAIIMMFIGGGSASTAGGIKVTTFLLLGYVILAEVRGEEQVRIGSRAISPRTIRTALSIALIAVGLVAVGSMLLMIFSGVSFAEGLFEATSAFGTVGLSTGLTPLLNVPGQLTLIFLMFIGRVGTITAASAFVLRRRQSRYHLPEEQPIIG; encoded by the coding sequence GTGCCCTGGCGCCGCCGTTACCGCCTGCCGGCGTCGATCGCTCATCCCGTGCGGTTGCTGCCGCTGGCCTTCCTGACCCTCATCGTGGTCGGCACGTTGCTGCTCTTGATGCCGTTCGCACGCGCGGGCGAGCACGATCCCTCGTTCATGGACGCGCTCTTCACGTCCGCCTCAGCCGTCACGGTCACGGGCCTGGCCACGGTCGACACGGGCAGCTACTGGTCGCCGATCGGGCAGGCGATCATCGTCGTGCTGGTCGAGATCGGCGGTATCGGCATCATCGCGATGACGACCATCCTGGGCCTGTTCGTCGGCGGGCGGCTGGGGCTGCGCACGCGGCTGGCCGCGCAGACCGACATGCACGTCGTGAGCCTGGGCGACGTCGGCCCGCTGTTCCGCCGCGTGGCCGTCACGATGTTGCTGTTCCAGGGACTCACCGCCGTCGTGCTGACCCTGCGCTACTACCTGCACTACTTCGACTCGTTCGGCTACTCGCTGTGGCACGGCGTGTTCGACGCCGTCATGGCCTTCAACAACGCGGGCTTCTCGCTGCACGCCGACAGCCTCACCGGCTACGCCGGCGACTACGCCGTGATCCTGCCGATCTCGGTCGCGGTGTTCGCCGGCGGCGTGGGCTTCCCCGTCCTGGCCGAGCTCTACAAGGAGTGGCGCTCGCCCTCGACGTGGACGATCCACACTCGCCTGACCGTGTGGGGCTCGCTGTTCCTGCTGGTCGTCGCCTCGACGCTGTTCATCGCGGCCGAGTGGGACAACGCGGCGACGATCGGCACCCTGAGCCCGCTGGACAAGCTCATCACCGGCATCGAGGGCGGCATCATGCCCCGCTCCGGCGGCTTCAACAGCTTCGACTGGGGCAGCGTCGAGCCCGTCACGCTCAACACCGCGATCATCATGATGTTCATCGGCGGCGGCAGCGCCTCGACGGCCGGCGGCATCAAGGTGACGACGTTCCTGCTGCTGGGCTACGTGATCCTGGCCGAGGTCCGCGGCGAGGAGCAGGTGCGCATCGGCTCGCGTGCGATCAGCCCGCGCACCATCCGCACGGCACTGAGCATCGCCCTGATCGCCGTGGGCCTCGTGGCCGTGGGATCGATGCTGTTGATGATCTTCTCGGGCGTCTCGTTCGCCGAGGGACTGTTCGAGGCGACCTCGGCGTTCGGCACCGTGGGACTCTCGACCGGACTCACGCCGTTGCTCAACGTGCCGGGCCAGCTGACCTTGATCTTCTTGATGTTCATCGGCCGAGTGGGCACGATTACGGCAGCATCTGCCTTCGTGCTCCGCCGCCGCCAATCCAGGTATCACCTTCCCGAGGAGCAACCGATCATTGGCTAA
- a CDS encoding potassium channel family protein: MANNDPLSAPVLVVGLGRFGSAVARSLVRLGHDVLGVDEDPNLVQRFASEFTHVVAADTTDSEALKQIGADQFDRAVVGIGTDIEASVLTVLSLVELGVSEVWAKAINTKHARILERVGATHVVRPESAMGERVAHMVTGAMIDYIEFDDGFSIARTRAPKLAAGRTLLESQLRARFGVTVVGVKRRGEDFTYARPETSIETSDELIVSGPTKKVESFCALSYT; the protein is encoded by the coding sequence TTGGCTAACAACGACCCCCTCAGCGCACCCGTCCTCGTCGTGGGACTGGGCCGGTTCGGTTCCGCCGTCGCGCGTTCGCTGGTCCGGCTGGGTCACGACGTGCTCGGCGTGGACGAGGACCCCAACCTGGTGCAGCGCTTCGCGAGCGAGTTCACCCACGTCGTTGCGGCCGACACCACCGACAGCGAGGCGCTCAAGCAGATCGGCGCCGATCAGTTCGACCGCGCCGTCGTGGGCATCGGCACCGACATCGAGGCCAGTGTCCTGACCGTGCTGAGCCTCGTCGAGCTCGGGGTCTCCGAGGTGTGGGCGAAGGCGATCAACACCAAGCACGCCCGCATCCTCGAGCGCGTCGGAGCCACGCACGTCGTGCGACCGGAGTCGGCCATGGGCGAGCGGGTGGCCCACATGGTCACCGGCGCCATGATCGACTACATCGAGTTCGACGACGGCTTCTCGATCGCACGCACCCGCGCGCCCAAGCTCGCCGCCGGGCGCACCCTGCTCGAGTCGCAGCTGCGCGCCCGCTTCGGCGTCACGGTGGTCGGGGTGAAGCGCCGCGGCGAGGACTTCACGTACGCCCGGCCCGAGACCTCGATCGAGACCTCGGACGAGCTGATCGTCTCCGGACCCACGAAGAAGGTCGAGAGCTTCTGCGCCCTGAGCTACACGTAG
- the leuS gene encoding leucine--tRNA ligase has protein sequence MSNQDPQESAAPDGAAHRYTSDFAGRIETAWQDRWETEGTFEAPNPVGDLALPDSAHNAHGPKFFVMDMFPYPSGAGLHVGHPLGYIATDVIGRFRRMKGDNVLHALGYDAFGLPAEIYAVQTGRHPRETTLENIANMRRQLRRLGLAHDNRRSFATIEPEFVRWTQWIFLQIFNSWYDAEQRRARPIAELIEELGTDDPAVIDQYRLAYIDESPVNWCPGLGTVLANEEVTADGRSERGNFPVFKRNLRQWKMRITAYADRLIDDLERVDWPEPVKLMQRNWIGRSHGAKVRFESAAGPIEVFTTRPDTLFGATYMVLAPEHPMVDQLAAETWPEAVDERWTGGADDPITAIEQYRRTAAAKSDVERQENKEKTGVFIGSFATNPVNGEAVPVFIADYVLMGYGTGAIMAVPGHDERDFEFATELSLRITPVVQSPEDAVLPWTGDGVAINSDNHDIFGDEGVSLDGMAVDEAKRAIIAWLEERGVGEGTTTYRLRDWLFSRQRYWGEPFPIVYDEDGRAIALPESMLPVDLPEVPDYSPKTFEPDDVTSMPEPPLARVPEWVEVELDLGDGPKRYRRETNTMPNWAGSSWYELRYTDPTNSDVLADPRNESYWLGPKAPGEAGGVDLYVGGVEHAVLHLLYARFWHKVLFDLGHVSGEEPFQRLVNQGYIQAYAYTDERGVYVPAEQVEERDGEFFFEGKPVNREYGKMGKSLKNSVTPDEMYEAYGADTLRVYEMSMGPLEQSRPWETRAVVGSQRFLQRVWRLIVDEETGEVVVDDSEPDTATLRALHQTIAGVTEDMAELRFNTAIAKLIELTNHLTKESVRSRTVIESLVLMLAPFAPHVAEEAWSRLGHDQTLTYESWPAADEQYLVEDLVTCVVQIQGKVRGKLEVPADISDEELTALALAEPNVVRTIDGREIRKVIVRAPKLVSVVV, from the coding sequence GTGAGCAACCAGGACCCCCAGGAGAGTGCGGCACCCGACGGTGCAGCGCACCGGTACACCAGTGACTTCGCCGGCCGGATCGAGACGGCGTGGCAGGACCGCTGGGAGACCGAGGGCACCTTCGAGGCGCCCAACCCGGTCGGCGATCTCGCGCTGCCCGACTCCGCTCACAACGCGCACGGGCCCAAGTTCTTCGTGATGGACATGTTCCCGTACCCGTCGGGCGCGGGCCTGCACGTCGGCCACCCGCTGGGCTACATCGCCACCGACGTCATCGGGCGCTTCCGCCGGATGAAGGGCGACAACGTCCTGCACGCGCTGGGCTACGACGCCTTCGGCCTGCCCGCCGAGATCTACGCCGTCCAGACCGGCCGCCACCCGCGCGAGACGACGCTGGAGAACATCGCCAACATGCGCCGGCAGCTGCGCCGGCTGGGCCTGGCGCACGACAACCGCCGCTCGTTCGCCACGATCGAGCCGGAGTTCGTCCGGTGGACGCAGTGGATCTTCCTGCAGATCTTCAACTCCTGGTACGACGCCGAGCAGCGCCGCGCCCGGCCCATCGCCGAGCTGATCGAGGAGTTGGGCACCGACGACCCCGCGGTCATCGACCAGTACCGGCTGGCCTACATCGACGAGTCGCCGGTCAACTGGTGCCCGGGCCTGGGCACGGTGCTCGCGAACGAGGAGGTCACGGCCGACGGACGCAGTGAGCGGGGCAACTTCCCGGTCTTCAAGCGCAACCTGCGCCAGTGGAAGATGCGGATCACGGCGTATGCCGACCGGCTGATCGACGACCTCGAGCGCGTCGACTGGCCCGAGCCGGTCAAGCTCATGCAGCGCAACTGGATCGGCCGCTCGCACGGCGCGAAGGTGCGCTTCGAGTCCGCCGCCGGTCCGATCGAGGTCTTCACGACCCGTCCCGACACGCTGTTCGGCGCCACCTACATGGTGCTGGCGCCCGAGCACCCGATGGTCGACCAGCTGGCCGCCGAGACCTGGCCCGAGGCCGTCGACGAGCGCTGGACCGGCGGAGCCGACGACCCGATCACGGCGATCGAGCAGTACCGCCGCACGGCCGCCGCGAAGTCCGACGTCGAGCGCCAGGAGAACAAGGAGAAGACCGGTGTCTTCATCGGCTCCTTCGCCACGAACCCGGTCAACGGCGAGGCCGTGCCGGTGTTCATCGCCGACTACGTCCTGATGGGCTACGGCACGGGCGCGATCATGGCCGTCCCCGGCCACGACGAGCGCGACTTCGAGTTCGCCACCGAGCTGAGCCTGCGCATCACCCCCGTGGTCCAGTCGCCTGAGGACGCGGTGCTGCCGTGGACCGGCGACGGCGTCGCGATCAACTCCGACAACCACGACATCTTCGGTGACGAGGGCGTCAGCCTGGACGGCATGGCCGTCGACGAGGCGAAGCGCGCGATCATCGCGTGGCTGGAGGAGCGCGGGGTCGGCGAGGGCACCACCACCTACCGGCTGCGCGACTGGCTGTTCAGCCGCCAGCGCTACTGGGGCGAGCCCTTCCCGATCGTCTACGACGAGGACGGCCGCGCCATCGCGCTGCCCGAGTCGATGCTGCCGGTCGACCTGCCCGAGGTGCCGGACTACTCGCCCAAGACGTTCGAGCCCGACGATGTCACGAGCATGCCCGAGCCCCCGCTGGCGCGGGTGCCCGAGTGGGTCGAGGTCGAGCTCGACCTGGGTGACGGCCCGAAGCGCTACCGGCGCGAGACCAACACGATGCCCAACTGGGCCGGCTCCAGCTGGTACGAGCTGCGCTACACCGATCCGACCAACTCCGACGTCCTGGCCGACCCGAGGAACGAGAGCTACTGGCTCGGCCCGAAGGCGCCCGGCGAGGCCGGCGGCGTCGACTTGTACGTCGGCGGTGTCGAGCACGCGGTGCTGCACCTGCTGTACGCGCGCTTCTGGCACAAGGTGCTGTTCGATCTCGGCCACGTCAGCGGCGAGGAGCCCTTCCAGCGACTGGTGAACCAGGGCTACATCCAGGCCTACGCGTACACCGACGAGCGTGGCGTCTACGTGCCCGCCGAGCAGGTCGAGGAGCGCGACGGCGAGTTCTTCTTCGAGGGCAAGCCCGTCAACCGCGAGTACGGGAAGATGGGCAAGAGCCTCAAGAACTCCGTCACGCCCGACGAGATGTACGAGGCGTACGGCGCCGACACCCTGCGCGTCTACGAGATGTCGATGGGTCCGCTGGAGCAATCGCGCCCCTGGGAGACCCGGGCCGTCGTCGGCTCGCAGCGCTTCCTGCAGCGGGTCTGGCGCCTGATCGTCGACGAGGAGACCGGTGAGGTCGTCGTCGACGACAGCGAGCCCGACACCGCCACGCTGCGTGCCCTGCACCAGACGATCGCCGGCGTCACCGAGGACATGGCCGAGCTGCGGTTCAACACCGCGATCGCCAAGCTGATCGAGCTGACGAACCACCTGACGAAGGAGTCCGTGCGCTCGCGCACGGTGATCGAGTCGCTCGTGCTCATGCTGGCGCCGTTCGCCCCGCACGTGGCTGAGGAGGCGTGGTCGCGACTGGGCCACGACCAGACGCTGACGTACGAGTCCTGGCCCGCCGCCGACGAGCAGTACCTCGTCGAGGACCTGGTCACGTGCGTCGTGCAGATCCAGGGCAAGGTCCGCGGCAAGCTGGAGGTCCCCGCCGACATCAGCGACGAGGAGCTCACCGCCCTGGCGCTGGCCGAGCCGAACGTCGTCCGCACGATCGACGGCCGCGAGATCCGCAAGGTGATCGTGCGCGCGCCGAAGCTCGTCAGCGTCGTCGTCTGA
- a CDS encoding DegV family protein, whose protein sequence is MTVAVVTDSTASLDPDDAAREGISVVPTTVIIGARVYTEGVDVTSQMIADALAQNVPVSTSRPSPETFQAVYRALASTGVDAIVSVHISSKVSGTVDAARLAADRVDIPVHVVDTLQVGLATGFAAGEAARASAAGATAEEVAAAALESARTSRVLLYVDTLEYLRRGGRIGRAAALIGSALAVKPILTIEDGVVTPLEKVRTSSKALARLVALGVETARSHPDGYDIGILHLASEPVAVSVAESLAQELDRPAIAIDEVGADIGAHVGPGMIAVTVSAR, encoded by the coding sequence ATGACCGTGGCCGTGGTGACCGACTCGACCGCGTCGCTCGACCCCGACGACGCCGCCCGCGAGGGCATCAGCGTCGTCCCGACGACCGTCATCATCGGCGCCCGGGTGTACACCGAGGGCGTCGACGTGACCTCGCAGATGATCGCGGACGCACTGGCGCAGAACGTGCCGGTCAGCACGTCGCGCCCGTCGCCCGAGACGTTCCAGGCGGTGTACCGCGCGCTGGCCTCCACCGGGGTCGACGCGATCGTCTCGGTCCACATCAGCTCCAAGGTCTCCGGCACCGTCGACGCGGCGAGGCTGGCGGCCGACCGGGTCGACATCCCGGTCCACGTCGTCGACACGCTGCAGGTCGGCCTCGCCACCGGGTTCGCCGCCGGCGAGGCCGCCCGCGCGAGCGCCGCCGGGGCCACGGCCGAGGAGGTGGCCGCGGCCGCGCTGGAGTCGGCGCGGACCTCCCGCGTGCTGCTCTACGTCGACACCCTCGAGTACCTGCGCCGCGGTGGCCGGATCGGGAGGGCCGCGGCCCTCATCGGCTCGGCGCTGGCGGTCAAGCCGATCCTCACGATCGAGGACGGGGTCGTCACGCCGCTGGAGAAGGTGCGCACCTCGTCGAAGGCGCTCGCGCGGCTCGTCGCCCTGGGGGTCGAGACCGCCCGCTCCCATCCGGACGGCTACGACATCGGCATCCTGCACCTGGCCAGTGAGCCGGTGGCCGTCTCCGTCGCGGAGTCGCTGGCGCAGGAGCTCGACCGTCCCGCGATCGCGATCGACGAGGTCGGTGCCGACATCGGCGCCCACGTCGGTCCGGGGATGATCGCGGTCACCGTCAGCGCCCGCTGA
- a CDS encoding helix-hairpin-helix domain-containing protein, with the protein MVPVPPETRAQVARQRLAELAATFDASLPEEPDEPGAGRRRKPEPVRRRLRPVHVRFAGVTAGLAAVLIVWWLLAGRPQEVAVPPASTVDVAGAAASATVSDELVVDVAGKVRRPGIVTLPPGSRVHEAIAAAGGLRGRVDTTALNLARVLNDGEQVVVGAAPAPAAGAPGTGSGSSPAPGGPAGQVNLNTADLVALDTLPGVGPVTAEAIVAWRDENGPFRSVDDLLDVKGIGEATLAELRDRVTV; encoded by the coding sequence ATGGTCCCCGTCCCGCCCGAGACCCGCGCCCAGGTCGCCCGGCAGCGGCTCGCCGAGCTCGCAGCGACGTTCGACGCCTCCCTGCCCGAAGAACCGGACGAGCCGGGGGCAGGGCGGCGCCGCAAGCCCGAGCCCGTCCGTCGCCGCCTGCGTCCGGTGCACGTGCGCTTCGCGGGCGTCACCGCCGGGCTCGCGGCCGTCCTCATCGTGTGGTGGCTGCTGGCCGGTCGTCCGCAGGAGGTGGCGGTGCCGCCCGCGTCGACCGTCGACGTCGCGGGCGCCGCGGCGTCGGCGACCGTCTCGGACGAACTGGTCGTCGACGTGGCGGGCAAGGTCCGTCGGCCCGGCATCGTCACGCTGCCGCCCGGCTCGCGGGTGCACGAGGCGATCGCGGCGGCCGGGGGGTTGCGGGGCCGCGTGGACACCACCGCCCTCAACCTGGCGCGGGTCCTCAACGACGGCGAGCAGGTCGTGGTCGGAGCGGCGCCGGCTCCGGCCGCAGGCGCGCCGGGAACTGGCTCGGGATCCTCGCCCGCGCCCGGTGGCCCGGCGGGGCAGGTCAATCTCAACACCGCCGATCTGGTGGCCCTCGACACCCTGCCCGGAGTGGGGCCGGTGACGGCGGAGGCCATCGTCGCGTGGCGCGACGAGAACGGCCCCTTCCGCTCGGTCGATGACCTGCTGGACGTCAAGGGGATCGGCGAGGCCACGCTGGCCGAGTTGCGTGACCGCGTCACGGTCTGA